The Acinetobacter defluvii genome includes a region encoding these proteins:
- the nagZ gene encoding beta-N-acetylhexosaminidase — protein sequence MIGALMLDIAGTELTQEDIQLLQAPQVGGMILFSRNIQSPAQVRTLTDHMRQIRPDILIAVDQEGGRVQRLKQGFTLLPAMGHFGELYLTQPEKALDLAEKCGWLMATEVLAVGIDFSFAPVLDLNGVSDVIGDRAFAQNVQDIVPLASAFMKGMQRAGMATTGKHFPGHGSIKADSHVAAAIDSRSYDEIYQNDMQSFIKLQDQLDGLMPAHVIYENVDPNPAGFSPYWIQKVLRQTLKFDGVLFSDDLSMQAACVAGGADARIKAALEAGCDMGLVCNDRESACTALAGIENLALPNQERLARMRGKIPNIHIGEQLDLGEEWQVVKKVIEEFKNSL from the coding sequence ATGATCGGCGCATTGATGCTTGACATTGCAGGCACAGAACTTACTCAAGAAGATATTCAACTATTACAAGCTCCGCAAGTCGGTGGCATGATTTTATTTTCAAGAAATATCCAATCTCCTGCGCAAGTACGCACGCTTACCGATCATATGCGTCAAATTCGCCCAGACATTTTAATTGCTGTTGACCAAGAAGGTGGTCGTGTACAACGTTTAAAACAAGGCTTTACATTATTACCAGCAATGGGACATTTTGGCGAACTTTACTTAACTCAACCTGAAAAAGCACTTGATTTAGCTGAAAAATGTGGCTGGCTGATGGCAACTGAAGTTTTAGCTGTAGGGATTGATTTTAGCTTTGCGCCTGTTTTAGACCTCAATGGAGTTAGTGATGTCATCGGTGATCGTGCATTTGCTCAAAATGTACAAGATATTGTGCCACTTGCAAGTGCCTTTATGAAAGGTATGCAACGTGCAGGTATGGCAACTACAGGCAAACATTTCCCAGGACATGGCTCAATCAAAGCAGACTCGCATGTTGCCGCAGCGATTGACTCACGTAGCTATGATGAAATTTACCAAAATGACATGCAAAGTTTTATCAAACTACAAGATCAACTTGATGGTTTGATGCCTGCCCATGTGATTTATGAAAATGTTGACCCAAATCCTGCAGGCTTCTCACCGTATTGGATTCAGAAAGTATTACGCCAAACGTTAAAATTTGATGGCGTGCTATTCTCAGATGATTTAAGTATGCAAGCAGCTTGTGTGGCAGGCGGCGCAGATGCACGCATCAAAGCAGCCTTGGAAGCAGGTTGCGATATGGGACTGGTCTGTAATGATCGTGAGTCAGCATGCACAGCCCTCGCAGGTATTGAAAATTTAGCATTGCCAAATCAAGAACGTTTAGCACGTATGCGTGGAAAAATTCCAAATATTCACATTGGCGAACAACTAGATTTGGGTGAAGAATGGCAAGTTGTCAAAAAAGTCATTGAAGAATTTAAGAATTCACTTTAA
- a CDS encoding peptide chain release factor 3 encodes MFKEQLAKEVAARRTFAIISHPDAGKTTMTEKLLLWGQAIQVAGMVKSRKADRAATSDWMEMEKERGISITTSVMQFPFKDKMINLLDTPGHEDFSEDTYRTLTAVDSALMVIDGAKGVEDRTIKLMDVCRMRDTPIISFVNKMDREIREPLELLDEIENVLKIKCVPLTWPLGTGRDFAGVYNLIEEKFYVYKAGFGSTITDIEVRDGYDHADLREKVGELAWAAFEESLELVQMANEPLDREEFLTGRQTPVLFGTALGNFGVDHVLDAFSNYAPPPKAHPTEVRTVEATEEGFTGFVFKIQANMDPKHRDRIAFMRICSGRYEKGLKMKHVRIDKDVRISDALTFLAGDRQHLEEAWPGDIIGLHNHGTIQIGDTFTSGEKLQFTGIPHFAPEMFRRVRLKDPLKSKQLQKGLKELSEEGATQVFMPQNSNDLIVGAVGVLQFEVVAYRLKEEYKVDCIYEPVSINTVRWVSCSDEKKFNEFKKKAHDQLSVDGGGHLTYLAPSRVNLQLMQERYPDIEFRATREH; translated from the coding sequence ATGTTTAAAGAGCAATTAGCAAAAGAAGTTGCGGCACGCCGAACCTTTGCCATCATTTCGCATCCCGATGCGGGTAAAACAACCATGACAGAAAAACTGTTGTTATGGGGACAAGCGATTCAGGTTGCAGGAATGGTAAAAAGTCGTAAAGCTGATCGTGCTGCGACTTCTGACTGGATGGAAATGGAAAAAGAGCGTGGGATTTCGATCACCACCTCAGTGATGCAGTTTCCGTTTAAAGATAAGATGATCAACTTGCTCGATACGCCAGGGCATGAGGACTTTTCTGAAGATACTTATCGTACTTTAACCGCAGTCGACTCAGCATTGATGGTGATTGATGGCGCAAAAGGGGTCGAAGACCGTACCATCAAACTGATGGATGTGTGTCGTATGCGTGATACACCCATCATTTCATTTGTCAACAAAATGGATCGTGAAATCCGTGAGCCCTTAGAGTTGCTTGATGAGATTGAAAACGTCCTTAAAATTAAGTGTGTTCCTTTGACTTGGCCGTTGGGTACAGGACGTGATTTTGCAGGGGTCTACAATTTAATCGAAGAAAAATTTTACGTCTATAAAGCAGGTTTTGGTTCTACCATTACCGACATCGAAGTTCGTGATGGATACGATCATGCTGACTTACGTGAAAAAGTGGGTGAATTGGCATGGGCTGCATTTGAAGAATCTTTAGAGTTGGTGCAAATGGCAAATGAGCCATTAGATCGTGAAGAATTTTTGACAGGTCGTCAAACCCCTGTCTTGTTTGGTACAGCCTTGGGTAATTTTGGTGTAGATCATGTCTTGGATGCGTTCAGTAATTATGCACCACCACCCAAAGCGCATCCGACAGAAGTACGTACGGTAGAAGCGACTGAGGAAGGCTTTACAGGTTTCGTCTTTAAAATTCAAGCTAATATGGACCCGAAACATCGTGACCGTATCGCATTTATGCGTATCTGTTCAGGTCGTTATGAAAAAGGCTTGAAAATGAAGCATGTGCGTATCGACAAAGATGTACGTATTAGTGATGCTTTGACCTTCCTTGCAGGCGATCGTCAGCATTTGGAAGAAGCTTGGCCAGGTGACATCATTGGTTTACATAACCACGGTACCATTCAAATCGGGGATACCTTTACTTCAGGTGAAAAATTACAATTCACGGGTATTCCACACTTTGCCCCTGAGATGTTTCGCCGTGTTCGTCTAAAAGACCCTTTGAAATCGAAACAACTACAAAAAGGTTTAAAAGAGCTTTCAGAAGAAGGTGCAACGCAAGTCTTTATGCCACAAAACAGCAACGACTTGATCGTAGGTGCAGTCGGTGTGCTTCAGTTTGAAGTGGTGGCATATCGCTTGAAAGAAGAATACAAAGTCGATTGTATTTATGAACCTGTGAGTATTAACACGGTGCGTTGGGTATCTTGTAGCGATGAGAAGAAATTCAATGAATTTAAGAAAAAAGCGCATGATCAATTGTCTGTTGATGGCGGTGGTCACTTGACTTATCTTGCACCAAGTCGTGTAAATCTACAGTTGATGCAAGAGCGTTATCCTGATATTGAATTCCGTGCGACACGGGAACACTAA
- a CDS encoding class I SAM-dependent methyltransferase, producing the protein MSDQVLSKHRHISFTAHYTGYIWYQMGISHPLLATSKGKSLAFIANPVETWAEKYVGGSMRTTLKDRHIMLDDTLKQLIERYPDLQVLEIAAGLSPRGWWFREYFPQIDYRELDLPEMAKTKQAALKQINAASPDVLSVDLFTEDFKNAFAVFDPQRPLVIISEGLINYFEKSLLQQLLKSIVNYGQNFAVLHYLTDIYPEPIKNKLASVIWNSSKLLKVVSRSAFSFHFQTPQEARVFFQKAGFNQVDVIQPSLYFSEKQLNNGNAEEHLGDLVWMIHAEK; encoded by the coding sequence ATGTCTGATCAAGTCTTGTCAAAACATCGCCATATTTCATTTACTGCCCACTATACTGGATATATTTGGTATCAAATGGGGATCTCCCATCCCCTCCTTGCAACCTCAAAAGGCAAATCCTTAGCCTTTATTGCCAATCCTGTTGAAACTTGGGCAGAAAAATATGTGGGTGGCAGTATGCGCACCACCTTAAAAGATCGTCATATCATGTTAGATGACACACTCAAACAGTTGATCGAGCGTTATCCTGATCTACAAGTTTTGGAAATCGCTGCAGGATTATCACCACGGGGGTGGTGGTTTAGAGAATATTTTCCACAGATTGATTATCGTGAATTAGACTTGCCTGAGATGGCAAAAACCAAACAAGCAGCCTTAAAACAAATCAATGCAGCAAGCCCTGATGTTTTATCGGTTGATTTATTTACTGAAGATTTTAAAAATGCATTTGCTGTTTTTGACCCACAACGTCCTTTGGTGATCATCAGTGAAGGTTTAATTAATTATTTTGAGAAAAGTCTATTACAGCAGTTATTAAAATCGATTGTGAATTATGGACAAAACTTTGCGGTGCTACATTATCTGACCGATATTTATCCTGAACCAATCAAAAACAAACTGGCATCTGTCATTTGGAACAGTAGTAAACTACTTAAAGTAGTTTCTCGTAGTGCTTTTAGTTTTCACTTTCAAACACCTCAAGAAGCCCGAGTTTTTTTCCAAAAAGCAGGATTTAATCAAGTGGATGTGATTCAACCGAGCCTTTATTTCTCAGAAAAACAACTTAACAATGGCAATGCTGAAGAACATTTAGGGGACTTAGTGTGGATGATTCATGCTGAAAAATAG
- a CDS encoding bifunctional diguanylate cyclase/phosphodiesterase, protein MLDNIDLILGAAVLAFIASGLLMCVEKLIKKKDKVVYRRAILVAFGSCFGLCVWGIHFLGMQNYLPDTYSFKLGLSCYSYFIVVLASVFSAWVITQNKLPCSRLLLCSLFMGTGISGMHYLALMAVNLPEHEIHYDPIWVILLIVISIIVSGFSLWFAFKAKNSVYAKHWMRVTIFLMLVISLMGLYYTGMTAASFYNFTEVPHLDDGAQHSQEMLLLSMMFFTCVVLASACLVAVLELRLEERNLQLLKINEELENLTLQDNLTKLPNRLFLQDHIEKLFQRYKLTHQKFALIYLDLDFFKAVNDNFGYQVGDHLLVALTERLQSVLDDNQILLRLGGDEFLIILPQIKEFQLESIAEKILVKVQERFLIEHKQINISASLGIVLYPDHGQSLHDLLTHADTAKMLAKEQGRNTFCIYSASSEQYFQHRHQSKLINDLYRAVDEQQFVLYYQAKFLADYQICGAEALIRWQHPTLGLLAPNRFIEAAEQTGLIIRMGYWALEQACMQLHVWHEKKLPFCQIAVNLSAVQFEHKHLVSTLDKLIKKYKIQPKELVLEITESTAMHHIEKSICTFERLRALGVLLAIDDFGTGHSSFLYLKDLPVDELKIDREFIRNLCEGSKDEIILESIIHLAIRLGLVVTAEGVETEQQAEILKRLGCQQLQGYLLGKPMPIQCLEAKYFAGS, encoded by the coding sequence ATGCTAGACAACATTGATCTAATTTTAGGTGCTGCTGTACTCGCATTCATCGCAAGTGGGTTGTTGATGTGTGTAGAGAAGCTCATCAAGAAAAAAGATAAAGTTGTCTATAGAAGGGCGATATTAGTTGCCTTTGGTAGTTGCTTTGGTTTGTGTGTCTGGGGCATTCATTTTTTGGGAATGCAAAATTATTTGCCTGATACCTATAGTTTTAAGCTAGGTTTATCTTGTTACTCTTATTTTATTGTTGTACTTGCATCTGTGTTTTCTGCATGGGTGATTACCCAAAATAAATTACCGTGTTCACGTTTGTTACTGTGCTCATTATTCATGGGTACAGGTATTTCTGGTATGCATTATCTAGCGTTAATGGCAGTCAATTTACCTGAACATGAAATTCATTATGACCCAATATGGGTCATTCTTTTGATTGTTATCAGCATCATTGTTTCAGGGTTTAGTCTTTGGTTCGCTTTTAAAGCAAAAAATAGTGTATATGCCAAGCACTGGATGAGAGTTACAATTTTTTTGATGCTTGTAATCAGCTTGATGGGGCTTTATTACACAGGCATGACAGCCGCTTCTTTTTATAATTTTACAGAAGTTCCACATTTAGATGATGGGGCGCAGCACTCTCAAGAAATGCTGCTGCTCAGTATGATGTTTTTTACGTGCGTGGTTTTAGCATCAGCCTGTTTGGTTGCAGTATTAGAATTACGGTTGGAAGAGCGAAATTTACAACTCCTAAAAATTAATGAAGAATTGGAAAATTTAACATTACAAGACAATTTAACTAAATTACCGAATCGCTTGTTTTTACAAGATCATATCGAAAAGTTATTTCAACGTTATAAATTAACCCATCAAAAATTTGCATTGATTTATTTGGATTTAGATTTTTTTAAAGCGGTGAATGATAACTTTGGCTATCAAGTTGGAGATCATTTACTGGTTGCTTTGACAGAGCGTCTACAAAGTGTTTTGGATGATAATCAGATTTTACTGCGCTTAGGCGGAGATGAGTTTTTAATCATTTTGCCACAGATTAAAGAGTTTCAACTCGAAAGCATTGCTGAAAAAATTTTAGTCAAAGTTCAAGAGCGTTTTTTGATTGAACATAAACAAATCAATATTTCAGCCAGTTTAGGCATCGTACTTTATCCTGATCATGGGCAGTCTTTACACGACTTGTTAACACATGCGGATACTGCAAAAATGCTTGCTAAAGAACAAGGGCGTAATACTTTTTGTATTTATAGTGCTAGTTCTGAGCAATATTTTCAGCATCGTCATCAATCTAAACTGATTAATGATTTGTATCGTGCTGTCGATGAACAGCAATTTGTTTTATATTATCAAGCCAAATTTTTAGCAGATTATCAAATTTGTGGTGCAGAAGCGCTAATTCGTTGGCAACATCCAACGCTGGGTTTGCTTGCGCCGAACAGATTCATTGAGGCAGCAGAACAAACGGGTTTGATTATTCGTATGGGCTATTGGGCACTCGAACAAGCCTGCATGCAATTACACGTATGGCATGAAAAAAAACTACCATTTTGCCAAATTGCAGTGAATTTATCCGCCGTTCAGTTTGAACATAAACATCTTGTTTCCACCTTAGATAAATTAATTAAAAAATATAAAATTCAACCTAAAGAGTTGGTTTTAGAAATTACTGAATCAACCGCAATGCATCATATTGAAAAGAGCATTTGCACGTTTGAGCGTTTAAGGGCATTAGGTGTTTTGCTGGCAATTGACGACTTTGGTACTGGGCATTCAAGTTTTTTGTATTTAAAAGATTTACCTGTGGATGAATTGAAAATTGATCGTGAGTTTATTCGCAACTTATGTGAAGGTTCTAAAGATGAGATTATTTTAGAAAGTATTATTCATTTAGCGATTCGACTTGGATTGGTTGTGACTGCTGAAGGCGTGGAAACAGAGCAACAAGCAGAAATCTTAAAACGCTTAGGTTGCCAGCAACTACAGGGTTATTTGTTGGGCAAACCGATGCCTATCCAGTGTTTGGAAGCTAAATATTTTGCAGGGTCTTGA
- a CDS encoding carboxy terminal-processing peptidase, which yields MKLQTIACAVAIATGGLFFNHAITEAIAATEPASVSASIQPTKEQALVTRQLATLVDRQHYLNMRLDATTSARILDMYVDSLDPDHSLFLAPEIEQYKKQYGASLGAALKAGDLTGPYAIHAQYRARLKEFYTYMLAELKKPQNLNQPDVYIETDREKSPFFNSKAEQEQYWNKMLVSQLINLTITKQEEQAKQKALKDDPSLANGQDLTASEDLTPVQTLTKRYTRQLERMGRVKSDDVLEKILNSMTLTYDPHSNYFPPLDAIELNRQTTLQLEGIGVSIRPERSNEDYTKIETIVEGGPASKSGQVKSGDRIIGVAQDGEKMIDVIGWPSSEIVGLIRGKRGTKVSIKLLGAGASMNQARTVTLTRDVIQEEDAGVRSRTVEVMRDGKKHKFGVIEIPSFYLNYRARRAGNEYRSVAEDTNKALQSLANAKIEGIIIDLRNNPGGSLEEVAKMIGQVVKEGPVVQIRDGNGTVNVFEDTDGGAQTYAGPLAVLVNLASASASEIYSAAIQDYGRGVVLGSTTTGKGTAQVQLDSLAYGQATLTQRKFYRITGGSTQNKGVIPDIKLVDIYDEEFGERKAKNALKWDTIPTAPFKREGLIQPHVAQLAEQSKLRVNADPQFQYLAARKAISQHTKDQKQVVLDIEKRKAELNELELKTLAAENKRRAETGLKAYPNWESYQASLDALAESRAKMKANKRPALPEEETFVTEAANVLIDLAQLQK from the coding sequence ATGAAACTTCAAACAATCGCATGTGCAGTTGCTATCGCAACAGGTGGATTATTTTTTAATCATGCTATTACAGAGGCTATTGCCGCAACTGAACCAGCTTCTGTTTCAGCGTCTATTCAACCGACCAAAGAACAAGCTTTGGTGACACGTCAGTTGGCGACTTTGGTGGATCGTCAGCATTATTTGAATATGCGTTTGGATGCCACTACATCTGCACGTATTTTAGATATGTATGTAGATAGTTTGGATCCAGACCATTCTTTATTTTTAGCGCCTGAAATTGAACAGTATAAAAAGCAATATGGTGCATCATTGGGTGCTGCTTTAAAAGCTGGGGATTTAACAGGGCCGTATGCGATTCATGCGCAATATCGGGCACGTCTAAAAGAGTTTTATACCTATATGTTGGCTGAATTAAAAAAGCCACAAAACCTGAATCAGCCTGATGTTTATATTGAAACGGATCGTGAAAAATCACCATTTTTTAACAGTAAAGCGGAGCAAGAGCAGTACTGGAATAAAATGTTGGTGTCCCAACTCATCAATTTAACCATTACCAAACAAGAGGAACAGGCAAAACAAAAAGCCTTAAAAGATGATCCTTCTTTGGCAAATGGTCAGGATTTGACAGCATCTGAAGACTTAACACCTGTGCAGACATTGACCAAGCGCTATACTCGTCAGTTAGAGCGTATGGGGCGGGTGAAGAGTGACGATGTCCTTGAAAAAATCTTAAACTCAATGACATTAACCTATGATCCGCATAGTAATTATTTCCCACCGTTAGATGCGATCGAACTGAATCGTCAAACCACCTTGCAGCTTGAAGGGATTGGGGTGTCGATTCGTCCTGAACGTAGCAATGAAGATTACACCAAGATTGAAACCATCGTAGAAGGTGGACCTGCGAGTAAATCAGGGCAAGTCAAATCAGGGGATCGTATCATTGGTGTAGCACAAGATGGCGAGAAAATGATTGATGTCATTGGCTGGCCAAGTTCAGAAATTGTGGGATTGATTCGTGGTAAACGTGGCACCAAAGTGAGTATTAAACTCTTAGGTGCAGGTGCTTCGATGAATCAAGCGCGTACCGTGACATTGACCCGTGATGTGATTCAAGAAGAAGATGCTGGCGTGCGTTCTCGTACAGTTGAAGTCATGCGTGATGGTAAAAAGCATAAGTTTGGTGTGATTGAAATCCCATCTTTCTATTTGAACTATCGTGCACGTCGTGCAGGTAATGAATATCGCTCTGTGGCTGAAGATACCAATAAAGCATTGCAGTCATTAGCCAACGCTAAAATTGAAGGGATTATTATTGATTTGCGTAATAATCCAGGCGGCTCGCTAGAAGAAGTTGCAAAAATGATTGGACAGGTCGTTAAAGAAGGTCCAGTGGTGCAAATTCGTGATGGTAATGGCACGGTAAATGTGTTTGAGGATACGGATGGTGGTGCGCAAACCTACGCAGGTCCATTGGCAGTCTTGGTCAATCTTGCATCCGCTTCAGCAAGTGAAATTTATTCTGCTGCGATTCAGGATTATGGTCGTGGTGTAGTTTTAGGAAGTACCACCACAGGTAAAGGAACCGCACAAGTTCAGTTGGACAGTTTAGCGTATGGTCAAGCGACATTAACGCAACGTAAGTTTTACCGTATTACGGGGGGAAGTACCCAAAATAAAGGTGTAATTCCAGACATTAAGTTGGTGGATATTTATGATGAAGAGTTTGGTGAGCGGAAAGCTAAAAATGCCTTGAAATGGGACACGATTCCAACTGCGCCATTTAAACGTGAAGGTTTAATTCAGCCACACGTGGCACAATTGGCTGAACAGTCAAAATTACGTGTAAATGCCGATCCTCAATTTCAATATCTAGCAGCGCGTAAAGCCATCTCACAACATACCAAAGATCAAAAACAGGTCGTATTAGATATTGAGAAACGTAAAGCTGAGTTGAATGAGCTTGAGTTGAAAACTTTAGCTGCGGAAAATAAACGTCGTGCTGAAACTGGCTTAAAAGCTTATCCGAACTGGGAAAGTTATCAAGCTTCTTTAGATGCACTGGCTGAGTCTCGTGCGAAAATGAAAGCCAATAAACGACCAGCTTTACCTGAAGAAGAAACTTTTGTCACTGAAGCAGCAAATGTATTAATTGATCTTGCTCAACTGCAAAAGTAA